In Streptomyces sp. NBC_00683, the DNA window GAACCAGGTGGTGCCTGGGCAGCTTCAGACGGAGGAGTACGCCCGCGCCGTCTTCGTCAGCCTCTATCCGCCCCTGGAGGACGACGAGCTGGAGGAGCGGGTCGCTGCACGGCTCGACCGGCAGCGCATGTTCGACCGCAGGCCCCGGCCGATGGCCAGCTTCCTGATCGAGGAGAGCATCCTGACCCGCCCTCTCGGAGGACGCTCCGTGCTGCGCGAGCAGATTCAGCACCTGCGCCGCTGCGCCGAACTCCCCTTCCTGGGACTGCAGATCATGCCCACTGACCGGGAGACTCACGCCGCCCTCGACGGTCCCATGGTCCTGCTGGAAACCCCCGATCACGATCAACTGGCCTACGTGGAGGGGCAACGGGTCAGCGTCCTGATCGACGATCTCGACGAGGTCAGTGTGCTGCAACAGAAATATGGGATGCTGCGTTCGCAGGCACTTTCCCCCGAGGAGAGCATGCGCCTGCTGGACGACCTGCTTGGAGAGTGAGTCATGCCTCGCGCAGCACACGCCGCACCCCTCACGTGGTTCAAGTCCAGCTACAGCGCGAGCGAAGGCGGCGACTGCCTCGAAGTCGCCTACGACTGGCGCAAGTCCAGCTACAGCGGTAGCGAGGGCGGCAACTGCATCGAGGTCTCCGCCCACCCCGCCGCCGTACACATCCGCGACTCCAAGGTCGCCGACGGCCCGGTCCTCACCGTGCGCCCGGCCGCCTGGTCCGCGTTCGTCAGCGCCGCGGCCTAGCACTTCAGCGCAGATCGAACGTGCCGCCCAACGTGGCGGTGGTGAAGTCGGACGGTACCGAGGGTGCTTCCGGACGACGGACATCTGACGCGTCCACCGGCAGTGACGGCAATGACGTGGGCGTGGCCACAGACGGCAGTGCCGGAACCGGTGCGCCGGATTCGATCGATATCTCCACGGTCACCGTGCCCGACGGCTCGTGGGTCCTCGGCGGCTCCTCCGGAACGGATCGCGAGGCGCCCTGGAGCGCCCGGTCGATGCGATGCGGGTCCGGCGAGGGGGATGCCCCGTGAGGACGTGCCCGAGCGCGGGGAGCGGGGAACTCCACGGCCGGGGCGGCACGCGCCACCACAGCTTCGGGCCTGCTCCCGGAAGGCAGGCCGTCCGGCCGGTCGAGGGGCCCGGCCGGCAGAACCGCTCCCGCCACGGCGAGCGTCATCGCCGCCGATGTCGCCCCCGCGGACTGGGCGACGCCCGTACGGGGAAATCTGCGTGCGCACATCCACACGGTCGCGGCCAGCGTGAGGCTCCCGGCCAGGACGTTGCGCAGCGACCGCCTGGCTCTGGCGAGCAGTGACTCGGTCGCCCGGTAGCTCAGTCCCATGGTCCGGGCCACCTGTCCGACGTCGAGGTCCTGCGCCTGGAGCCGCAGCGCCTGCACCTGGCGGGCGGGCAGCACCTCCGCGGTGCGGGCGGCCAGCCATCTGGCCTCCGCCCGGTCGCATGCCACCTCCTCGACCAGGAAGGGCTCGACCGGAACGGCGGAGAGGCTCCTGCCCAACTCCCGGTCGCGGGCGACCTCGCGGTGACGGTCGGCGCATGCGCGTACGGTCGCGAGCCTGAGCCACGAGCGCACCCGGCCGAGCTGGACGTCAGGGTCCTCCACCGCGCGGATCATCGCTTCCTGAACGGCGTCCTCGGCCTCTTCGGCGCTCGATGAGCGACTGCGCGCGATCTCCAGCAGTTCGTCCCGGTGACTCCAGACGAGCTCCCACCGGTTGCCCTGGCCGTCCGGACGACGAGCGGCACGGGGATCGCTCACGTTCAGAACCTCTGGTCCATGGTTTCCGGTCCGATGTGCATGGATCACGGTGCGGCCCCTATGCCCCGCGACCTGGCAGGTGTCGGGGCATACGGGCTCAGCGCCGGATCAGACCGCGAGAGTCGCGGCGGAGCCGAGCCCGGCGACGCCGAGCACGTTGCCACCGAGGGCGCCCGAGAGGCTGCCCGCGAGCGGCAGCGCGCCCAGGTCGGCGCCGACCGCACCGGTGATGCCGCCGACGAGCGGCGCCTCGAGCGAAGCCGCGCCGGCGAGGCCGCCGGACACGGCGTCCAGGTCCGCGTCGGAGATTTCCTGGGTCTGTACCTGGGGGGCGGAGCTCATCATGTGAATTCCCTTCGCATCAATTCCGAATGACTGGAGCCAACTCCGCAATAGCGAAAGGCCCTTGCCGCTGCCGCGAATACCGAAGCCTCGCCTTGCGCCCGAAGGCGGCGAACTTCACCGCGGCGCGATGTGAGGGATGTAAGCACGTGAGGGCGTTGCGGGGCCAGCCTTCAGCCGTCCCGCGAATTGCCCTCGGGTATCGACGGGACAGCACGGTCACATTGCTCCATGGACCGGTGCAGATTCTTCACTTTCCCGACCGACGGACGTTCCGGCGGCCGAATTTTCGATCCGCCACGAAAGGGACATTGTCGGCCGCCGACGTGACGGATCCGGTCCGCACCCGGAAAGCCGCGGGGCGCGCCCCGCCACCTGCGGACACGGTGTGCAGATCTGCCGCAGACGATCCGGGCCCGCCCGCCGGAAGCTCGGTCGGGGGCCTGATTCCGGGCCCGCGGACGGGTCTCGGCCGCGGTGACCCGCCGACCGGCCCCCGGCCGGTCCGGCGGACGAGCACCGGTTCCGCGGTGCCGCGCCTCCCGTACCACTCTTCGCCGCATGTCTGTACGCGCATCGGCGCGCGGTGTACGTTCTCGGGCCGATAGGCAATGGGAGCGCTCCCACCGCTCTTCCCGCTTCGCACGAGGAGGAACGCCATGAAACGCCTGCTCGCCTTACTGGCGACCTGCGCGACAGTCCTGGGCCTCACGGCCGCGATCGCCCCCCAGGCGGCGGCCGCGACCGGCTGCAGGGTCGATTACACAGTCACCAGCCAGTGGACGGGCGGCTTCCAGGCCGGAGTGAAGATCACCAACCTGGGCGCCCCCGTCACGGGATGGACCCTCGGGTTCGCCCTGCCGGACGCGGGGCAGAAGATCGCCCAGGGCTGGAACGCCACCTGGTCGCAGTCCGGTTCCACGGTCACCGCCGTCGGCGTCGACTGGAACCGCACGCTGGCCACGGGCGCGGCGGCCGACGTGGGCTTCACGGGTACCTTCACGGGCGCCAACCCGAAACCCACGGCGTTCACGCTCAACGGCGTCGCCTGTACGGGTGCCACCGAGGAGCCACCGCCCGTCCCGGCCGACGGCACCCCCGTGGACATCAACGGCCCGCTCCACGTCTGCGGCGTGAACCTGTGCAACCAGTACAACCGCCCCATACAGCTGCGGGGCATGAGCACGCACGGCATCCAGTGGTTCAGCGAGTGCTACAACGCCGCGTCCCTGGACGCATTGGCGAAGGACTGGAAGTCGGACCTGCTGCGCATCGCCATGTATGTGCAGGAGGACGGCTACGAGACCGACCCGGCGGGCTTCACCAGCCGCGTGAACGGCCTCGTCGACATGGCCGAGGCCCGCGGCATGTACGCCCTGATCGATTTCCACACCCTGACGCCGGGCGACCCGAACTTCAACCTCGAACGTGCGAAGACGTTCTTCGCCTCCGTCGCCGCCCGCAACGCCGACAAGAAGAACGTGATCTACGAGATCGCCAATGAGCCCAACGGCGTGAGCTGGTCGGCCATCAAGAACTACGCCGAGCAGGTCATCCCGGTGATCCGGGCCGCCGACCCGGATGCCGTCGTCATCGTCGGAACCCGCGGCTGGTCATCGCTGGGAGTCTCGGACGGCTCCAACGAGAGCGAGGTCGTCAGCAATCCCGTCAATGCCACCAACATCATGTACGCGTTCCACTTCTACGCGGCGAGCCACAAGGACAACTACCGCACCACGGTGAGCCGGGCGGCTTCACAACTGCCGCTGTTCGTGACCGAGTTCGGCACGGTGAGCGCCACCGGCGGTGGAGCGATGGACGCGGCGAGCACCACGGCCTGGCTGAACCTGCTCGATCAGCTGAAGATCAGCTACGCGAACTGGACCTACTCCGACGCCCCCGAGAGCAGTGCGGCCCTCCGGCCCGGCACCTGCGCCGGCAGCGACTACAGCAGCAGTGGTGTGCTGACCGAGTCCGGGGCGCTGCTCAAGAACCGGATCAGCACTCCCGACAGCTTCCCCACCGGCTGACGTCCGACGGGGCTCCGGCCGGGCCGGAGCCCCGCCCCGGTGACGGGAACCGCTCCCGTCACCCTTCCGCACCCCCTCACCCCCTGCCTCGGAGGCACACGTGCGCGTCCTTCTCCCACGATTACTGCACAGGCGGTGGACGGCGGTCCTCACGGCCGTCGTGCTGCTGGCGTCCGGCTTCACGGCGATGTCCGCGAGCGGCGCGGAGTCCGGCTGCCGGGTCGACTACACCGTGAACAAGTGGACGGGCGGCTACACCGCCCAGATCAAGGTCACGAATCTCGGCCCGGCACTGGACGGCTGGCGTCTGAACTGGACCTACACCGGCGACCAGCAGGTGACTTCGGCGTGGAACGCGAGCGTCACCCAGACCGGGAGCTCCGTCGTCGCCGTGGGTTCCGGCTGGAACGGCACGCTGGCCACGGGTGGCACGGCCGACTTCGGCCTGCAGGGGACCTGGCGCTCGGCCGACCCCGCACCCAGTGACTTCAGCCTCAACGGCACGCCCTGCGGCGGTGACGGCACCCCGCCGCCGACCACTCCCCCCACGACCACTCCCCCGACGACCCCGCCGCCCACGACCCCGCCCGCCGCGGACTGCGGCAGCGCAGTGATCTGTTCCGACTTCGAGGACCAGACCGGCCCCGCTCCGTCCGGCGCCTGGCAGTTCACCGCACCCGACTGCCAGGGCACCGGCACGGCTGCTGTCGACACCGTGGTCGCGCACAGCGGCGGCAGGTCGCTGCGGATCGACGGCGGGACCGGCTACTGCAACCACGCCTTCGTCGCCTCCACCGCGGACCTGTCCTCGGTGGGTCCGGTGATGTACGTACGCATGTGGGTGAGGCACACCACCGCGCTCCCCGCCGCCCACGTCACTTTCGTCTCCCTGCCCGACAGCTCCCAGGCCGGGCGGAGCCTGCGCGTCGGGGGCCAGAACGGCGCCCTGCAGTGGAACCGGGAGAGCGACGACGCCACACTGCCGGCGCAGAGCCCGGTCGGCGTGGCGCTGAGCAGGCCGCTGCCGACGGGAAGCTGGCAGTGCCTGCGGTTCGCGATCGACACGACGGCCCCCGGTCTCGACACCTGGCTCGGCGACGAGCAGATTCCGGGCCTGCACGCCGACGGTGTCCCCACACAGGACATCGACCAGCAGTGGCTCGCCCGCACCGCACCGCCCCGGCCCACGGCCCTGCGCCTGGGGTGGGAGAGCTACGGGACGGGCGACGACACCCTGTGGTTCGACGATGTGACCGTCGGCTCCGCTCCCATCGGCTGCTGACGGTCCACCGACCGGAACACCGGGGACGACTGCGTCTGCCCCGGTGTTCCCTCGTTTGCGTGAGCCGCCTTCGGGGCCGGGCTCGGCCCGCAGCCCACGGGACAACATTGGTATGGACATGCCCAACCGGCAGGACTAGCCTCAGAGTTGGTCTAGACCGCAGCGTGCCGCCGGCCCCCGCATCCCCCCACTGTGCCCTCGGCGCAGCCCACAGAAAGGGCCCCCATGCCTCGACTGTCGCGACGCAAGGCAAGAAACACGTGCACCACCCGGCTTCTGGCTGTCGCGCTGGCGGCCGCGGGAGCCGCCCAGGCGCTGATCGGCACGGCACCGGCCGCATCCGCCGCCACCGGGGCGCCCTCCGCGAACTCCGCGTCCCCGGCCGCCGCCACCTGCGCCCTGAAGGCCCGGCCGCAGGGCAAGGTGCTCCAGGGGTACTGGGAGAACTGGGACGGAGCAGCCAACGGCGTCCACCCGCCGTTCGGCTGGACCTCGATCGCCGATCCGCGCATCCCCCAGCACGGCTACAACGTCGTGAACGCGGCCTTCCCGGTCATCCGCTCGGACGGCACCGTGCTGTGGGAGGACGGCATGGACGCCACCGTCAAGGTGCCCACGCCGACCGAGATGTGCCAGGCGAAGGAGGCGGGGCTCACCACCCTGCTGTCCATCGGCGGCGCGACGGCCGGCATCGACCTCAGCTCCACGGCGGTGGCCGACCGCTTCGTGGAGACCGTGGTGCCGATCCTCAAGACGCACAACTTCGACGGCATCGACATCGACATCGAGACCGGCCTCATCGGCAGCGGCAACATCAGCACGCTCTCGCCCTCGCAGTCCAACCTGATCCGGATCATCGACGGGGTCCTCGCCGCCATGCCCGCCGGGTTCGGCC includes these proteins:
- a CDS encoding helix-turn-helix domain-containing protein; translated protein: MHSAKRNKRVTSWHVIGAQLATFRKAARLTQASLADRFRVGEDTIASIEQGRRPLQADFAAQLDELLDTKGVLRVAVAKVPQRERFPAFVQDFVEYEQEAVTLLSYENQVVPGQLQTEEYARAVFVSLYPPLEDDELEERVAARLDRQRMFDRRPRPMASFLIEESILTRPLGGRSVLREQIQHLRRCAELPFLGLQIMPTDRETHAALDGPMVLLETPDHDQLAYVEGQRVSVLIDDLDEVSVLQQKYGMLRSQALSPEESMRLLDDLLGE
- a CDS encoding DUF397 domain-containing protein — protein: MPRAAHAAPLTWFKSSYSASEGGDCLEVAYDWRKSSYSGSEGGNCIEVSAHPAAVHIRDSKVADGPVLTVRPAAWSAFVSAAA
- a CDS encoding RNA polymerase sigma factor; its protein translation is MSDPRAARRPDGQGNRWELVWSHRDELLEIARSRSSSAEEAEDAVQEAMIRAVEDPDVQLGRVRSWLRLATVRACADRHREVARDRELGRSLSAVPVEPFLVEEVACDRAEARWLAARTAEVLPARQVQALRLQAQDLDVGQVARTMGLSYRATESLLARARRSLRNVLAGSLTLAATVWMCARRFPRTGVAQSAGATSAAMTLAVAGAVLPAGPLDRPDGLPSGSRPEAVVARAAPAVEFPAPRARARPHGASPSPDPHRIDRALQGASRSVPEEPPRTHEPSGTVTVEISIESGAPVPALPSVATPTSLPSLPVDASDVRRPEAPSVPSDFTTATLGGTFDLR
- a CDS encoding cellulase family glycosylhydrolase — its product is MKRLLALLATCATVLGLTAAIAPQAAAATGCRVDYTVTSQWTGGFQAGVKITNLGAPVTGWTLGFALPDAGQKIAQGWNATWSQSGSTVTAVGVDWNRTLATGAAADVGFTGTFTGANPKPTAFTLNGVACTGATEEPPPVPADGTPVDINGPLHVCGVNLCNQYNRPIQLRGMSTHGIQWFSECYNAASLDALAKDWKSDLLRIAMYVQEDGYETDPAGFTSRVNGLVDMAEARGMYALIDFHTLTPGDPNFNLERAKTFFASVAARNADKKNVIYEIANEPNGVSWSAIKNYAEQVIPVIRAADPDAVVIVGTRGWSSLGVSDGSNESEVVSNPVNATNIMYAFHFYAASHKDNYRTTVSRAASQLPLFVTEFGTVSATGGGAMDAASTTAWLNLLDQLKISYANWTYSDAPESSAALRPGTCAGSDYSSSGVLTESGALLKNRISTPDSFPTG
- a CDS encoding cellulose-binding domain-containing protein, with amino-acid sequence MSASGAESGCRVDYTVNKWTGGYTAQIKVTNLGPALDGWRLNWTYTGDQQVTSAWNASVTQTGSSVVAVGSGWNGTLATGGTADFGLQGTWRSADPAPSDFSLNGTPCGGDGTPPPTTPPTTTPPTTPPPTTPPAADCGSAVICSDFEDQTGPAPSGAWQFTAPDCQGTGTAAVDTVVAHSGGRSLRIDGGTGYCNHAFVASTADLSSVGPVMYVRMWVRHTTALPAAHVTFVSLPDSSQAGRSLRVGGQNGALQWNRESDDATLPAQSPVGVALSRPLPTGSWQCLRFAIDTTAPGLDTWLGDEQIPGLHADGVPTQDIDQQWLARTAPPRPTALRLGWESYGTGDDTLWFDDVTVGSAPIGC
- a CDS encoding chitinase; amino-acid sequence: MPRLSRRKARNTCTTRLLAVALAAAGAAQALIGTAPAASAATGAPSANSASPAAATCALKARPQGKVLQGYWENWDGAANGVHPPFGWTSIADPRIPQHGYNVVNAAFPVIRSDGTVLWEDGMDATVKVPTPTEMCQAKEAGLTTLLSIGGATAGIDLSSTAVADRFVETVVPILKTHNFDGIDIDIETGLIGSGNISTLSPSQSNLIRIIDGVLAAMPAGFGLTMAPETAYVTGGSVVYGSIWGAYLPVIKKYADNGRLWWLNMQYYNGSMYGCSGDSYEAGTVQGFTAQTDCLDRGLVVQGTTIRVPYDKQVPGLPAQSGAGGGYMAPSLVSQAWNGISGLKGLMTWSINWDGSRGWTFGDNVKALQGR